Proteins encoded by one window of Bryobacteraceae bacterium:
- a CDS encoding protein kinase, which produces MSPERWERVREVFDAVVDLDPVERVRVLDALCGGDGETRAEVERLLRLSDSAGDFLEEPLIEPGRSLGDGDVVAQRYEIKGLLGRGGMGEVYEAHDRLLREAIAFKTIRPDLAADRRVLERFQKEITAARRVTHPNVCRVYEVGVDRGIHYFTMELLVGETLAARLRRDGRLRAEAAVPLIRQMALGLDAAHEAGVIHRDFKSANVMLVGGRAVITDFGLARATGAMAATASADTAVSTTQLAGTVGYMSPEQMRGAPVTAASDIYSFGIVMYEMAAGKLPFDDSNVLNSAMQRGGRIPDVRAEAPEAGGRWASAIERCLQPEADRRFATAGEIAAHFARGSGPAARMRLGRRQVAVGSAVAATAAVGGIFWPGGEYTPKPEAVSWYEKGVDSALSMTYEASRKALEQAVSVDPGYAPAHAYLAAADAELDDPSSAKEAMLKAMSAVQAARFGSGDRLRVRTFERLLARDLAGAIEAASQLAAAARTIRERAAAHVQLAWIEQKRQDLAATRKNLEEALKLDSTHAGAHLRLAIVYNQEQKPAQAGEEFAAAERLFRAASNQDGVTGVLWHHARFLARIRKPAEALAMAKRGLAIAESTGNRYSQIRLRLVQALAYRNAGDLARSREVAEQAVRTAAEYRMDATAAVGLLDLGNAHLLRDEREAAERYFLQGLQAARTGRADFSEARAGLSLASLYVQYGRPAKALAQIDRALPYFRDGGHQRETMQGLLLLGGVQTQLAHYDEARRTLQEALERGEQLGDREQHGLAYGFMAAVLTETGQWPAAVTAQSRALELFGDLRGGYRAAHILASRARVRGWLGQFPEARSDMAEARRWADRAPGNQAQVRANLTLAESEMAYMQGDWKAAAVAARRAGAVHGDGNEDRQAALIEALATFRNGGREADVRRAIAAFDHEGGAYWAARGRLLFAEASGDRAAAGEALQFFEPRQNWEAIWRCRRAMGGGVEHGPAQRAALEELRRSWGAEGVAGYVGRPDVKSLLR; this is translated from the coding sequence ATGAGTCCCGAACGATGGGAGCGGGTGAGGGAGGTCTTCGACGCCGTCGTTGACCTTGACCCGGTGGAACGTGTGCGCGTGCTCGATGCGCTTTGCGGGGGCGATGGGGAAACCCGTGCGGAAGTAGAACGCCTGCTCCGCCTTTCGGATTCGGCGGGCGATTTCCTGGAAGAACCATTGATCGAGCCGGGACGCAGCCTGGGCGACGGAGACGTGGTGGCCCAGCGTTACGAGATCAAAGGTCTGCTGGGGCGCGGCGGGATGGGAGAGGTCTACGAAGCGCACGACAGGCTGCTCCGGGAGGCGATCGCATTCAAGACCATCCGGCCGGATCTGGCGGCGGACCGGCGCGTGCTGGAGCGATTTCAGAAAGAGATTACGGCGGCACGCCGGGTTACCCATCCGAACGTATGCCGCGTGTACGAGGTAGGCGTCGACCGCGGAATTCACTACTTCACGATGGAACTGCTGGTTGGGGAGACGCTGGCGGCGCGGCTTCGGCGGGATGGGCGGCTTCGCGCCGAGGCGGCGGTTCCGCTGATCCGGCAGATGGCGCTCGGCTTGGACGCGGCGCACGAGGCGGGTGTGATCCATCGCGACTTCAAGAGCGCGAACGTGATGCTTGTGGGCGGCCGGGCGGTGATCACCGATTTCGGGCTGGCGCGCGCCACGGGTGCGATGGCCGCGACGGCTTCGGCCGATACGGCGGTCTCGACCACGCAGCTTGCCGGCACCGTTGGTTACATGTCGCCGGAGCAGATGCGCGGGGCTCCGGTGACCGCGGCCTCCGATATCTACTCGTTCGGAATCGTCATGTACGAGATGGCGGCGGGGAAGCTCCCGTTCGACGATTCGAACGTGCTGAACTCGGCGATGCAGCGCGGGGGCCGCATTCCCGATGTGCGGGCGGAGGCGCCGGAGGCGGGCGGGCGGTGGGCATCGGCCATCGAGCGATGCTTGCAACCGGAGGCGGATCGGCGTTTCGCGACGGCGGGAGAGATCGCGGCTCATTTTGCGCGGGGAAGCGGTCCGGCGGCGCGAATGCGGCTGGGGCGGAGGCAGGTCGCGGTGGGATCGGCGGTTGCCGCCACTGCCGCAGTCGGAGGGATCTTTTGGCCGGGCGGTGAGTACACGCCGAAGCCGGAGGCGGTGTCGTGGTACGAAAAGGGCGTGGATTCGGCGCTTTCGATGACGTACGAGGCGTCGCGAAAGGCGTTGGAGCAGGCGGTTTCGGTGGATCCGGGATACGCGCCGGCGCATGCCTACCTGGCAGCCGCCGATGCCGAGTTGGACGACCCGAGCAGCGCCAAGGAGGCGATGCTGAAGGCGATGTCGGCTGTGCAGGCGGCAAGGTTCGGCTCCGGAGACCGGCTGCGGGTACGGACCTTCGAGCGGCTGTTGGCGCGGGACTTGGCGGGGGCGATCGAGGCAGCCAGCCAGTTGGCGGCGGCTGCCCGGACCATTCGCGAACGTGCCGCAGCGCACGTTCAGTTGGCGTGGATCGAACAAAAGCGGCAGGACCTAGCGGCGACGCGGAAGAACCTGGAGGAGGCGCTGAAGCTCGATTCGACGCATGCCGGGGCGCACCTTCGGCTGGCGATCGTTTACAACCAGGAGCAGAAGCCGGCGCAGGCGGGCGAGGAGTTCGCGGCGGCGGAGCGGTTGTTCCGGGCGGCGAGCAACCAGGACGGCGTTACCGGCGTGCTGTGGCACCACGCCCGGTTTCTGGCGCGGATCCGCAAGCCGGCCGAGGCGCTGGCGATGGCCAAACGGGGTTTGGCCATCGCGGAGAGCACGGGGAATCGCTATTCGCAGATCCGGCTGCGACTGGTGCAGGCGCTGGCGTATCGCAATGCGGGGGACCTGGCACGATCGCGCGAGGTGGCCGAGCAGGCGGTGCGGACGGCAGCGGAGTACCGGATGGACGCCACGGCGGCGGTGGGGCTGCTGGATCTCGGGAATGCGCACTTGTTGCGGGACGAGCGGGAGGCGGCGGAGCGGTATTTTCTGCAGGGCCTGCAGGCGGCCCGGACAGGGCGAGCGGACTTCAGCGAGGCACGGGCCGGGCTTTCGCTGGCGTCGCTATACGTGCAGTACGGCAGGCCGGCCAAGGCGCTGGCGCAGATCGATCGGGCGCTGCCGTACTTTCGCGACGGAGGCCATCAGCGGGAGACGATGCAGGGGCTGTTGCTGCTGGGCGGGGTGCAGACGCAATTGGCGCATTACGACGAGGCGCGGCGGACGCTGCAGGAGGCGCTCGAACGGGGTGAGCAATTGGGGGATCGGGAACAGCACGGGCTGGCGTATGGGTTCATGGCGGCGGTGCTGACCGAGACGGGACAGTGGCCGGCGGCGGTGACGGCGCAGTCGCGGGCGCTAGAGTTATTCGGGGATCTTCGCGGCGGCTACCGGGCGGCGCACATTCTCGCGTCGCGAGCACGGGTGCGGGGTTGGCTGGGGCAGTTCCCGGAGGCGCGAAGTGACATGGCGGAAGCGCGGCGGTGGGCGGACCGGGCTCCGGGAAATCAGGCGCAGGTGAGGGCGAACCTGACGCTGGCGGAGTCCGAGATGGCGTACATGCAGGGGGACTGGAAGGCAGCCGCCGTGGCTGCGCGGCGCGCCGGCGCTGTGCATGGCGACGGCAACGAGGACCGTCAGGCGGCGCTGATTGAGGCGCTGGCGACCTTTCGCAACGGGGGCCGGGAGGCGGACGTGCGCCGGGCGATCGCGGCGTTCGATCACGAAGGCGGGGCGTACTGGGCGGCACGCGGGCGGCTGTTGTTCGCGGAGGCATCGGGCGATCGGGCCGCGGCCGGGGAGGCGCTGCAGTTCTTCGAGCCGCGGCAGAACTGGGAGGCGATCTGGCGGTGCCGGCGGGCGATGGGTGGTGGTGTGGAGCATGGTCCGGCGCAGCGGGCGGCGCTTGAGGAGTTGCGGCGGAGTTGGGGGGCGGAGGGGGTGGCGGGGTATGTGGGGCGGCCGGATGTGAAATCGCTGTTGCGGTAG
- a CDS encoding DUF3604 domain-containing protein yields MHTAARSLVAGAIALFALWTLASSQQAPQDRIEYRQSGYFPKGYPLHGTVKLLSAPVVEAGKRERVRIEYTVGDLAVEPGMAIEIWKHFTSDVEEFQVSDANAPAWFGAQLPASGVKVTPVTWTNWEQRNTPAVFPYRKTSGIVVESGALKQGDRVVFDLGGARGVRMQYYEENLFNFRVAITRKGLPAGYGGDAILRVVGGPLKALRVMAPSVVKTGEAFPIEVAPMDEWVSQARNSTGLALRMAAAQADVRGGAFRYEEPLLHYAARDARIDREGTYRIAVETTDGRVRGVSNPVWVEANPLRRAYYGEMHQHTYLHDGRGVFDELYRYGRRVGLLDFGSVTPHHMPLSVTGPSLYDGQRHPVDEWPALKASTKKHNGWQEFVSISGYEYSVGTQAGGHHNVFYNADDAKSTMELDPKNPMAPVGQMLETVKLAKAPTLVIPHIGGGPPDWSHPTDQRIERLFEIASVHGVFEDSWRKHLENGLRQGVIGAGDTHTTSMGIAYPGVIYVNSNALAGVWALAKDRQSIWDGLYERRTFATTGNARMMADFRVNGEGMGGEIGAAGTKGARIEARVSGTAPLLRVELVRNGRVIHATTPARAGSSVARIVWGDNVYQRRAATGLRKGSLRATSGRVRLIEVVNRDQGFETFAQKGAAIEWESAAVSGDRDGVLVDLSEASGDLHFRLDDSDTMGLFETTISIEGLKRDLSHRWVAKGKVRHPYMQKMGVDTEFTVECDLVDAKGRMDERLTFEDREPLRPGDYIYLRAEQLDTNKLWTSPVWVN; encoded by the coding sequence ATGCACACGGCAGCCCGGTCCCTTGTTGCTGGCGCGATTGCGCTCTTCGCGCTTTGGACGCTGGCATCGTCGCAGCAGGCGCCTCAAGACCGCATTGAATATCGGCAGAGCGGGTACTTCCCGAAGGGCTATCCGCTGCACGGCACGGTAAAGCTGCTCTCGGCTCCGGTTGTCGAGGCGGGGAAGCGGGAACGGGTGCGCATCGAGTACACCGTCGGCGATCTTGCCGTCGAGCCGGGCATGGCGATCGAGATCTGGAAGCACTTCACCAGCGACGTGGAGGAGTTCCAAGTGAGCGACGCGAACGCGCCCGCCTGGTTCGGAGCGCAACTTCCGGCGAGCGGCGTGAAGGTGACGCCGGTGACGTGGACCAACTGGGAACAGCGGAACACGCCGGCCGTGTTCCCGTATCGCAAGACGTCGGGCATTGTTGTGGAAAGCGGCGCGCTGAAGCAGGGCGACCGGGTGGTGTTCGACCTCGGCGGCGCGCGGGGCGTCCGCATGCAGTACTACGAGGAAAACCTGTTCAACTTCCGCGTGGCGATCACGCGCAAGGGGCTGCCGGCGGGCTATGGCGGCGATGCGATTCTGCGGGTGGTGGGGGGTCCGCTGAAGGCGCTGCGGGTGATGGCGCCTTCGGTGGTGAAGACGGGCGAGGCGTTCCCGATCGAAGTGGCGCCGATGGACGAGTGGGTATCGCAGGCGCGGAACTCGACTGGGCTCGCGCTGCGGATGGCGGCGGCGCAGGCGGACGTGCGCGGGGGGGCGTTCCGGTACGAGGAGCCGCTGCTGCACTACGCGGCGCGCGACGCGCGGATCGATCGCGAGGGGACGTACCGGATCGCGGTGGAGACCACGGACGGGCGGGTGCGCGGCGTGAGCAATCCGGTGTGGGTGGAGGCGAATCCGTTGCGGCGCGCCTACTACGGCGAGATGCATCAACATACTTATCTGCACGACGGGCGGGGCGTGTTCGATGAACTGTATCGTTACGGGCGGCGGGTGGGGCTGCTCGATTTCGGCTCGGTGACGCCGCACCACATGCCGCTTTCGGTGACGGGGCCTTCGCTCTACGACGGTCAACGCCATCCGGTGGACGAGTGGCCGGCGCTGAAGGCGTCGACAAAGAAGCACAACGGATGGCAGGAATTCGTTTCAATTTCCGGATATGAGTACAGCGTGGGGACGCAGGCGGGCGGGCACCACAACGTGTTCTACAACGCCGATGACGCGAAATCGACGATGGAGTTGGACCCGAAGAATCCGATGGCGCCGGTGGGGCAGATGCTCGAGACGGTGAAGCTCGCCAAGGCGCCGACGCTGGTGATTCCGCATATCGGCGGGGGTCCGCCCGACTGGTCGCACCCGACGGATCAGCGGATCGAGCGGCTGTTCGAGATCGCAAGCGTGCACGGGGTGTTCGAGGATTCGTGGCGGAAGCATCTGGAGAACGGCCTGCGGCAGGGGGTGATCGGCGCAGGCGATACGCATACGACGTCGATGGGGATCGCGTATCCGGGCGTGATCTACGTGAACTCGAACGCGCTGGCGGGTGTGTGGGCGCTGGCGAAAGACCGGCAATCGATCTGGGACGGGTTGTACGAGCGGCGGACGTTCGCGACGACGGGCAACGCACGGATGATGGCCGATTTCCGGGTGAACGGCGAGGGGATGGGCGGCGAGATCGGGGCGGCGGGGACGAAAGGCGCGCGGATCGAGGCGCGGGTATCGGGGACGGCTCCGCTGCTGCGAGTGGAACTGGTGCGGAACGGGCGGGTGATTCATGCGACGACGCCGGCGCGGGCAGGGTCATCGGTGGCGCGGATCGTGTGGGGCGACAACGTGTATCAGCGGCGGGCGGCGACGGGACTGCGGAAGGGGTCGCTGCGGGCGACGTCGGGGCGGGTGCGGCTGATCGAAGTGGTGAACCGGGACCAGGGGTTCGAGACGTTCGCGCAGAAGGGTGCGGCGATCGAGTGGGAGTCGGCGGCGGTGTCGGGGGATCGGGACGGCGTGCTCGTCGACTTATCGGAGGCGTCCGGCGATTTGCATTTCCGGCTGGACGATTCCGACACGATGGGGCTTTTCGAGACGACGATTTCGATTGAGGGGTTGAAGCGCGATCTTTCGCACCGTTGGGTGGCGAAGGGCAAGGTGCGGCATCCGTACATGCAAAAAATGGGCGTGGACACGGAGTTCACGGTGGAATGCGATCTCGTGGATGCGAAGGGGCGGATGGACGAGCGGCTGACCTTCGAAGACCGGGAGCCGCTGAGGCCGGGCGACTACATCTACCTGCGCGCGGAGCAACTGGACACGAACAAGCTTTGGACGTCGCCGGTGTGGGTGAACTGA
- a CDS encoding amino acid permease, which translates to MAQLIRGLGLAGAVSINIANIIGTGVFLKARVMTCNVESAPVVIAVWIGAALLVLAGALCYSELTAMMPEAGGEYVFLRTAYGERMGFLYGWTYILISRAGSLAAQSVSTAIFFNIATGGMLEGRLALGSVVALWISMLVNAAPVKTTGAIAATFTVVKVLFVAGLAAVIVLWGRGDWANYALSGAGGACASVPEAARGGMAGVAAAMLGALWGYQGWANLTPVAGEVRNPERNISRGFLIALGVVATVYVSANIAYYYVLTPREVASVSLSSSVATEALTRIFGAGVAGLMAIGMLVSSAGALHSGLTATMRVPYAMARDGLYFQVLGKLSANGVPVRSAVYITALSSLLALSGSYDKLTDWAIFALWLFYGLTTAAVIVLRRKMPDAPRPFRVPGYPVVPVVFLLVTAWLLVNTAVTTPVSALIGVGLMLAGIPYYWWLKR; encoded by the coding sequence ATGGCGCAACTGATCCGTGGACTGGGGCTGGCGGGCGCGGTTTCGATCAATATCGCCAATATTATTGGGACGGGCGTGTTTCTGAAGGCTCGCGTGATGACCTGTAACGTGGAGTCGGCGCCAGTGGTGATCGCGGTGTGGATCGGGGCGGCGCTGCTAGTGCTGGCGGGGGCGCTGTGTTATTCGGAGCTGACGGCGATGATGCCGGAGGCCGGCGGCGAGTATGTGTTCCTGCGGACGGCTTACGGCGAGCGGATGGGGTTTCTGTACGGGTGGACTTACATTCTGATTTCGCGGGCCGGGTCGCTCGCGGCGCAGTCGGTATCGACGGCGATTTTCTTCAACATCGCGACGGGCGGGATGCTCGAGGGGCGGCTGGCGCTGGGATCGGTCGTGGCGCTGTGGATTTCCATGCTGGTGAACGCGGCGCCGGTGAAGACGACGGGTGCGATCGCGGCGACGTTCACGGTGGTGAAGGTGCTGTTCGTGGCCGGACTGGCGGCGGTGATCGTGTTGTGGGGCCGCGGGGACTGGGCCAACTATGCGCTTTCAGGAGCAGGCGGCGCGTGCGCGAGCGTTCCTGAGGCGGCGCGCGGCGGAATGGCGGGAGTGGCGGCGGCGATGCTCGGCGCGTTGTGGGGATACCAGGGATGGGCGAACCTGACGCCGGTGGCGGGCGAGGTCCGGAATCCGGAGCGGAATATCTCGCGGGGGTTTCTGATCGCTCTGGGAGTAGTGGCCACGGTATATGTTTCGGCGAACATCGCTTACTACTATGTGCTGACGCCGCGGGAAGTGGCGAGTGTTTCGTTGTCGTCTTCAGTGGCGACCGAAGCGCTAACGCGGATCTTCGGCGCGGGCGTGGCGGGGCTGATGGCGATCGGAATGCTGGTGTCGTCGGCGGGGGCGCTTCATTCCGGATTGACGGCGACGATGCGAGTGCCTTACGCGATGGCTCGCGACGGCCTGTATTTTCAGGTGCTCGGGAAGCTGTCGGCGAACGGCGTGCCGGTGCGGTCGGCGGTGTACATCACGGCGCTTTCGAGCCTGCTGGCGCTATCGGGGAGTTACGACAAGCTGACCGATTGGGCGATTTTCGCGCTGTGGCTGTTCTACGGGCTGACGACGGCGGCGGTGATCGTGCTTCGGCGGAAGATGCCCGATGCTCCGCGTCCGTTTCGCGTGCCGGGGTATCCGGTGGTTCCGGTGGTGTTTCTGCTGGTGACGGCGTGGCTGCTGGTGAACACGGCGGTGACGACGCCGGTTTCGGCTTTGATCGGCGTGGGGCTGATGCTGGCGGGCATCCCTTACTATTGGTGGCTGAAGCGATGA
- a CDS encoding septal ring lytic transglycosylase RlpA family protein translates to MSRFLALLLALAILPVSAQDDDKPSPVPQRGRRTTKLIPIPDYQVGNSEGGVAVYFSRSMNGRKSASGEPLDGDSLTAAHPLYPFGSIVRVTNNATGEAVEVRIVDRISASANKVISVSHAAAEQLSIIKNGSAEVTVKLVALAAR, encoded by the coding sequence TTGAGCCGCTTCCTGGCGCTTCTGCTTGCTCTCGCCATCCTGCCCGTCTCCGCGCAGGATGACGACAAGCCGTCCCCGGTGCCGCAGCGCGGACGCAGGACGACGAAGCTGATCCCGATTCCCGACTATCAGGTCGGCAACAGCGAAGGCGGCGTCGCCGTGTACTTTTCCCGCTCGATGAACGGACGCAAGTCGGCGAGCGGCGAGCCCCTCGACGGCGATTCACTCACCGCCGCTCACCCGCTCTATCCATTCGGTTCGATCGTCCGCGTCACCAACAACGCAACCGGCGAAGCCGTGGAAGTCCGCATCGTGGACCGTATCTCGGCGTCCGCGAACAAGGTGATCTCGGTGAGCCACGCGGCGGCCGAGCAGTTGAGCATCATCAAGAACGGCTCCGCCGAAGTCACCGTCAAACTCGTCGCCCTCGCCGCCCGTTAG
- a CDS encoding PadR family transcriptional regulator, protein MKAAKGPEQATHILLGTLDLLVLKTLQRGAQHGFGIAQYVETASEGLLRVEDGSLYPALHRLERQGLVASRWVKTEAGRRARVYELTKEGRRELAGRIEHWDTLRRGVKRVLRAS, encoded by the coding sequence ATGAAGGCGGCAAAGGGTCCGGAGCAGGCCACGCACATCCTGCTGGGCACGCTGGACCTGCTGGTGTTAAAGACGCTGCAACGGGGCGCGCAGCACGGGTTTGGGATCGCGCAATATGTGGAGACGGCGTCGGAGGGGTTACTGCGGGTGGAAGACGGGTCGTTGTATCCGGCGCTGCACCGGCTGGAGCGGCAGGGGCTGGTGGCGTCGCGATGGGTGAAGACGGAGGCGGGGCGGCGGGCGCGGGTGTATGAGTTGACGAAAGAAGGACGCCGGGAGCTGGCGGGACGTATCGAACATTGGGATACGCTGCGGCGGGGCGTGAAGCGGGTGTTGCGGGCAAGTTAG
- a CDS encoding PBP1A family penicillin-binding protein — MARPLGVCQNTEEVPTSPKQRFLDYVDRLGEWLRNRTVFQKGLILAALGMIVVAGYVAQQFSALVDEKLELGPFAYTSNFYASPRAIARGDSIKAHNVIAELRQAGYTPNPNNPTGYYKLDGDSLEIFPGPRSYFKQEPAQVKFDKGRIDRIVTLNDSLSVNEYMIEPQLIANLAGENREKRRMVPFEMIPQVMVNALISAEDKRFFSHWGFDPLRVIKSAWVNFRSGERSQGGSTLTMQLARMLWLSQDKVWKRKITESLITATLEWKLSKEEIFEHYCNGIYLGQHETYSIHGFGQAARVYFSKDIENLTLPEAALLAGIVQRPSYFVPHRHPERAVARRNVVLDLMLANGFITQSEHDDAAKAPHGLRPSSADWGESPYFLALASQEMESRLGDKLSKTGAYRIYTTLDLGLQRAAMEAVTKGMLDVDKQLRARFGGRKWDKMDPPQAALIAIDPKTGEIKAAVGGRNYATSQFNHLTAKRQPGSIFKPLVYAAALNVRTKERGGPITPASVLLDEPRVFHFNRQDYEPHNYRDHYMGEVTLRQALSHSLNIATISLAEEIGYSRVVDLAKKAGLNDNILATPSMALGSYEATPIEMAGAYSMFANGGVHTRPRFLNMVRSSRGGPAILRDEAEQNRALESRIAYMMREMLEEVMRSGTGAGARSRGFNSPAGGKTGTSRDGWFAGFTSDLLCVVWVGFDDNTELELEGAKSALPIWTDFMKKAVAQSKYYARPFDSAPSGLISLSIDPESGYPAGPNCPTKRYDHFLSGQEPRGVCPLHSGGGDLPLVKVSAPGATH; from the coding sequence TTGGCAAGACCCCTCGGCGTCTGCCAGAATACGGAGGAAGTGCCCACCAGCCCGAAGCAGAGATTCCTCGACTACGTCGACCGGCTCGGAGAGTGGCTCCGCAATCGGACCGTATTCCAAAAAGGCCTCATTCTCGCCGCTCTCGGCATGATCGTCGTCGCCGGCTACGTCGCCCAACAATTCTCCGCACTGGTCGACGAAAAGCTCGAACTTGGGCCGTTCGCCTACACATCCAACTTCTACGCATCGCCTCGGGCCATCGCGCGCGGTGATTCGATCAAAGCGCACAACGTCATCGCCGAGCTTCGCCAGGCCGGTTACACGCCGAACCCGAACAACCCTACCGGCTATTACAAGCTCGACGGCGACTCGCTCGAAATCTTTCCCGGGCCGCGATCCTACTTCAAGCAGGAACCTGCCCAGGTGAAGTTCGACAAGGGCCGCATCGACCGCATCGTCACCCTCAACGACAGCCTCTCCGTCAATGAGTACATGATCGAGCCGCAGTTGATCGCCAACCTCGCCGGCGAGAACCGCGAAAAGCGCCGCATGGTGCCCTTCGAGATGATTCCGCAGGTGATGGTGAACGCGCTGATCTCGGCCGAAGACAAGCGCTTCTTCAGCCATTGGGGTTTTGATCCGTTGCGCGTAATCAAGTCCGCCTGGGTAAACTTCCGCTCCGGCGAGCGCTCCCAGGGCGGCTCCACTCTGACGATGCAACTCGCCCGCATGCTCTGGCTCAGCCAGGATAAGGTCTGGAAGCGGAAAATCACCGAAAGCCTCATCACCGCCACGCTCGAGTGGAAGCTTTCCAAGGAAGAAATCTTCGAGCACTACTGCAACGGCATCTACCTCGGCCAGCATGAAACCTACAGCATTCATGGCTTCGGCCAGGCCGCCCGTGTCTACTTCAGTAAGGACATCGAAAACCTTACCCTGCCCGAAGCCGCGCTGCTCGCCGGCATCGTCCAGAGGCCCAGCTATTTCGTGCCGCACCGCCATCCAGAGCGCGCCGTCGCCCGGCGCAACGTCGTGCTGGACCTGATGCTCGCCAACGGCTTCATCACCCAGTCCGAACACGACGACGCCGCGAAGGCCCCGCACGGCCTACGCCCGTCGAGCGCGGACTGGGGCGAGTCGCCCTACTTCCTCGCCCTCGCCAGCCAGGAGATGGAATCGCGCCTCGGCGACAAGCTCTCGAAGACCGGCGCCTACCGCATCTACACCACGCTCGACCTCGGCCTGCAGCGCGCCGCCATGGAAGCCGTCACCAAGGGGATGCTCGATGTCGACAAGCAACTCCGGGCGCGCTTCGGCGGCCGGAAGTGGGACAAAATGGACCCGCCGCAGGCCGCCCTCATCGCGATCGATCCGAAAACCGGCGAGATCAAAGCAGCCGTTGGCGGCCGTAACTACGCCACCAGCCAGTTCAATCACCTTACCGCCAAGCGCCAGCCCGGTTCGATCTTCAAACCGCTCGTATACGCCGCCGCGCTCAACGTGAGAACCAAGGAACGCGGCGGACCTATTACGCCCGCCAGCGTCCTGCTCGACGAACCCCGCGTTTTTCACTTCAACCGCCAGGATTACGAGCCGCACAACTACAGGGATCACTACATGGGCGAGGTGACCCTCCGTCAGGCGCTCTCCCATTCCCTCAACATCGCCACCATCAGCCTGGCCGAGGAGATCGGCTACAGCCGTGTGGTGGACCTGGCGAAGAAGGCCGGGCTCAACGACAACATTCTGGCCACGCCTTCGATGGCGCTCGGCTCCTACGAGGCCACGCCGATCGAAATGGCCGGCGCCTACTCGATGTTCGCCAACGGCGGAGTCCACACCCGGCCGCGGTTCCTGAACATGGTGCGCTCCTCGCGCGGCGGTCCGGCGATTCTCCGCGACGAAGCCGAGCAGAATCGCGCCCTCGAGTCCCGCATCGCCTACATGATGCGCGAGATGCTCGAGGAAGTGATGCGAAGCGGCACCGGCGCCGGAGCGCGCTCGCGCGGGTTCAATTCGCCCGCTGGCGGCAAAACCGGCACCTCGCGCGACGGCTGGTTCGCCGGGTTCACCAGCGATCTGCTCTGCGTGGTGTGGGTCGGCTTCGACGACAACACCGAACTCGAACTCGAAGGCGCCAAATCCGCTCTGCCCATCTGGACCGATTTCATGAAGAAGGCGGTGGCGCAGTCGAAGTACTACGCGCGGCCGTTCGATTCCGCTCCGTCCGGCCTGATCAGCTTGAGCATCGATCCCGAGTCCGGCTATCCCGCCGGCCCGAACTGCCCAACCAAACGCTACGACCATTTCCTTTCGGGCCAGGAACCGCGCGGCGTCTGCCCGCTGCACTCCGGCGGAGGCGACCTTCCGCTCGTGAAAGTGTCCGCCCCGGGAGCCACTCATTGA
- a CDS encoding sigma-70 family RNA polymerase sigma factor, producing MASDTPGDITRLLRDLQAGKGDAESSLLEVVYPELRKRAARYLRGERANHTLQPTELVNEVYIDLMGNQGGDWKDRTHFFAVASIAMRRILVDYARRRKAAKREGQRARVELTDWLVVSPNRLEEITAVDEALRELAGRDPRGARVVEMRYYGGLTEDEIAQVLAVSPRTVKRDWKLAKAWLAGELGAAGA from the coding sequence ATGGCCAGCGACACCCCTGGCGACATCACCCGCCTCCTTCGCGATTTGCAGGCCGGGAAAGGCGACGCCGAGTCCTCTCTCCTCGAAGTGGTCTATCCGGAACTCCGAAAGCGCGCCGCCAGGTATCTGCGCGGCGAGCGCGCCAACCACACCTTGCAGCCCACTGAGCTCGTGAACGAGGTTTATATTGATCTGATGGGCAATCAAGGCGGCGACTGGAAGGACCGCACGCACTTCTTCGCCGTTGCCTCCATCGCGATGCGGCGCATCCTCGTCGACTACGCCCGCCGCCGTAAGGCCGCAAAGCGCGAAGGTCAGCGCGCCCGCGTCGAGTTGACCGACTGGCTGGTCGTTTCCCCGAACCGCCTCGAAGAGATCACCGCCGTGGACGAAGCCCTTCGCGAACTTGCCGGCCGCGACCCCCGTGGCGCACGGGTCGTCGAAATGCGGTACTACGGCGGGCTCACCGAGGACGAGATCGCACAGGTCCTCGCAGTGAGCCCGCGAACCGTCAAGCGGGATTGGAAGCTCGCCAAGGCGTGGCTCGCTGGCGAACTCGGCGCCGCGGGCGCCTGA